A segment of the Luteibaculum oceani genome:
AAAAACGCATTTACTCCCGGTAAAAATCAATCAGCATGTTAGCACTTGATGATGGATGAAATTTACTTTTATCAATGGATGCGTAGTCTACTTCCTTCATGATCATTTCTATCCCTTTAATAGCCCATTCCTCTACAGAATTTTCTAGGCTCAAACTCTCTACATTATTGGAAATAATTACCTCATCCGGAACATCGGTACTTTTGAGAACTTTCATTCCAACACATTGCGCTTCTACCGCTACTAATCCTAACCCTTCATGGCGTGATGGAAACAACAAAAGGTCACATTGGGAAAAATATTTTATTACGTCAAATTCTTCCCCGATAAATTTGACATTTGAAGCAAACGCTTCATTTTGTATTTTAGATCTAACCCTTTGTATTCGCTCCAATGGCCCTCCAATCATAATTAGGGAGCATGTTTTATCAATTTCATAAATTCGTTTAAATACATTAACAGCAAACCAATGATTTTTATGATTAAAATAACCTCCATATCGATCTTCCGCATCGAAACGACCACAAAATAAGATATTTCTACTTTTATTTTGATTCTTATCTATTCCAAAAAAATCTTTCCGAATCCCACAATAAACAACTCTAGCATTTCGGTAATTATCCAAACCGAATTCTTTTAAACTTTTCAAAGACGTAGAAGCGACCTTTATATTTAAAAATTTACAAATGATTTTACTCACCAACCATGTTAATTTCTTTTGGGGGGTTTTCCAATTATAGACTTGAACAGCTCTATATGAAGAATGTATATGTATGATTAATTTTTTACGAAGAAAACCAATTATTAGGGATGGAATAAACTTTATTAAACCAGCGAAATCTCCATGATCATGTAATAAATCTATTTCCTCCTCACGTATCAATTTATTTAGTTCGACGGTAAACTTTCCTATCTTCTTAAATGAATAAGGAATAGAAAAAACCTGTACCCCATAATTTTTTAAGACATTAATACCTTTGTCATCATAAGGACCGGTTAATAATACTTTTAAAATTACCCCTTCTTTTCTTAAATAATCCTTAACTGAAAGAAGCCAAGTTTCTACTCCCCCATGGCTAAAACTTGAGAATACCCAAAGAACGGTCATTGGTTGATCAAATTTCTGAATGCTTGGCATACTGATTGGATCTCAGTTTCATTAAGACCCAAGCCAGATGGTAAATAGAATCCACACCTTGATAGTCGTTCAGCAATAGGGTAATGTTCACCCAAGAATAAACCTAATTCGTTAAAAACTGGTTGTTCGTGCATACTCCAGAAAAATGGCCTTGTTCCTATTCCATGTTTACCTAGCTCTTCTTGGACATAAATCGCTTTTTCCTCATCATCAAGAACAATTCCAAAGACCCAATAATTATTAACAGAAAAATTTGTTTTTTCGAGTGGTAATTGAACCCCTGGAATTCCTTTTAATTGCTCGGTATACAATTTACCAATTAATTTCTTTTTACGAATATGTTCCTCTATATTTTCCAATTGAGCACAACCGATTGCTGCTTGCAAATTTGTCATCCTATAATTCCAACCAAAACTATAATGTACAAATCTTCTCTTAGAAGGTTTAAAACTCAGATTTCTTAACTCACGAGCTTTTTCCGCAAGTTTCACATCACGGGTTAATACAATTCCTCCCTCGCCAGTTGTAATTGTTTTATTGGGATAAAAACTAAAAGTGCTTATATCCCCATAACTGCCAACCTTTTTACCGAAAACCTCTTGACCATGAGCCTCAGCAGCGTCTTCAATTAATATTATTCCTTTTTTATCGCAAATTTCCCTCAGCCTTTTTAAATTGCTAGTTAATCCATAAATATGTACTGCAATAATCGCTTTAGTTTTAGGGGTTATTTTACTTTCAACTTCATCTAAAGCCATGTTCCAGGTATCATTATCCATATCCACTAAAACTATCTTTGCTCCTGTTCTTAAAACCGAAAAAGCTGGTGAGATAATGGTAAATGTTGGCATTATTACCTCATCACCCTCATTCAGTCCAATGGCCTCCAAAGCAATATCTAATGCAGCAGAGCCATTACTAACAGCGACACCATGGTCCATGCCAATGTAGGAGGCAAATTCCCTTTCAAACCGAGTCACATAGCTACCTTCACTAGAAATCCATCCGGACCTTATACAGTCAACAAGATATTTTTCTTCATTTCCATTAAAAACCGGTGTATTTACAGGTATCATAACTCTTTAATTTTACGTAAAATATAGGTTGCACTAAACGTATCTTGTGACAGAGGAGCTCCAGAAATCATATCACAACTTTTTATCACCTCAAAACCCGTTTTCCAACAGAACAACTCTATCTCTGGAGGCGAGTAATGTCTCATACGATGCAATTCAGAAAATTCTATACATTCATAATTATCATGGATAATAAAATCAAATTGAACATCGACAGTATTACTAATTACATCTAATTTTGGTTTTGTAATCCTTACCACCTTCTTTAATCCCATCTTTTCCCGACGAACCTTTACTTGAGGGGGTTGGTTATATACAGTAGCAGTGTTCC
Coding sequences within it:
- a CDS encoding glycosyltransferase, which codes for MPSIQKFDQPMTVLWVFSSFSHGGVETWLLSVKDYLRKEGVILKVLLTGPYDDKGINVLKNYGVQVFSIPYSFKKIGKFTVELNKLIREEEIDLLHDHGDFAGLIKFIPSLIIGFLRKKLIIHIHSSYRAVQVYNWKTPQKKLTWLVSKIICKFLNIKVASTSLKSLKEFGLDNYRNARVVYCGIRKDFFGIDKNQNKSRNILFCGRFDAEDRYGGYFNHKNHWFAVNVFKRIYEIDKTCSLIMIGGPLERIQRVRSKIQNEAFASNVKFIGEEFDVIKYFSQCDLLLFPSRHEGLGLVAVEAQCVGMKVLKSTDVPDEVIISNNVESLSLENSVEEWAIKGIEMIMKEVDYASIDKSKFHPSSSANMLIDFYRE
- a CDS encoding DegT/DnrJ/EryC1/StrS family aminotransferase, encoding MIPVNTPVFNGNEEKYLVDCIRSGWISSEGSYVTRFEREFASYIGMDHGVAVSNGSAALDIALEAIGLNEGDEVIMPTFTIISPAFSVLRTGAKIVLVDMDNDTWNMALDEVESKITPKTKAIIAVHIYGLTSNLKRLREICDKKGIILIEDAAEAHGQEVFGKKVGSYGDISTFSFYPNKTITTGEGGIVLTRDVKLAEKARELRNLSFKPSKRRFVHYSFGWNYRMTNLQAAIGCAQLENIEEHIRKKKLIGKLYTEQLKGIPGVQLPLEKTNFSVNNYWVFGIVLDDEEKAIYVQEELGKHGIGTRPFFWSMHEQPVFNELGLFLGEHYPIAERLSRCGFYLPSGLGLNETEIQSVCQAFRNLINQ